Within Myxococcus stipitatus, the genomic segment ATCAACAACCTGAATGCCCCCTACTCCAAATGGAAGGTGGTCTGGGGCCCGAGCTATACCCTGGATGACCTGCCCATCCCTCAGGTGAGCAACGGGATGTTCGTCGCGCAGCAGCTCGATGGCGGCAACAACCCTCTCCCGGTCTACGTGGTGGCCGTGGCCGGGACCAACGCGCTGTCGTCCTACGACATGAACACGGAGGACCTCGACGTCGACCCGACGAACTGGCAGCTCAAGGCGGGGACCAACACCTCCTCGCCCATGCAGGTGACCGACGGCGATTGGGAGGGCCTCATGCGGCTCCTCTTCAAGATGCAGTGGCCATCCAATGACATCCGGACGTTCCTGGGGAGCATCCCGAACAAGCAGGCCGCCACGCTCTGGTTCACCGGGCACAGCCTCGGTGGAGCCCTGTCCCCGATGCTGATGCTCGCGCTCATGGACCCGGACTCGGCGCTGAACACGCAGGACACGAACCTGAGCCACTGGCAGCACGTGAATCTGCTGGCGACCGCGGGGCCGTCCATCGGCAACCAGGCGTTCCTCGACCACTTCAAGAGCGTGTTCGGTGCCGGCAAGGCCAATGCCACCTTCATCTGGAACGCCAAGGACGTGGTGCCGCACGCCTGGAACGCGGCCACGATGAATGCGTTGACGAACCCGACGAACCTCTACGGCCTCAACGTCCTGCCCGATGACCCTGTCGGGAAGATGATTGGCGCGCGGCAGGCGATCGCCGCGAACCATCAGTACGTCCTGTTCGAGCAGACCCCCGCGTTCGACGGCCCGCTGGCGCCCTACACCGACAGCAAGAACACCGGCGTGGCCTGGACCGCCGATTCGTCGTTCATGGCGCAGCTCGGCTACCAGCACCTCAATGCCTACGTCAGCGCGTTCGGTGGCGACACGGAGTGGTTCCCGCAGGGCCAGCCGCCAGCCGGGTGCAGGTGGTTCCCGCTGAGCAACCCCTGTGACGACCCCAAGTCGGCCCAGCAGCTCGTCGATGCGCTGAGCGGGAGCTGAAGCGGAGACGGGAGACTGGCCTCAGGCTGGCTCCAAGGCGATGACGGGGGGAGGCTTCCTTGGCGGCCTCCCCCCGTCTTCCTTCGCTCGCGACTGGCTTCGACCTTCCGGGCATGCCGCCGCCGCGCCCCTGGCGGCGACCGAACCGGGGCGCAGGCACGACCGCCTTGCACCGCCGCATGGGCAGTCGCGCCCCGGTGGTGGTTGGCTGCGCATTCTCCCGGAGGCTCAGTCGAGAGAGCGGTCGGACTGGAAGGAGCAGGCGAACTTGAGGAAGCGGAACAGCGCGTTGTAGTGGGTGCGATCCATCCGGTCGATGTCGCTGGCGAGTGCCGCGAATATCGCCGAGGTGTCGATGACTTCATGGCGCGATAGCGGAGAGTGTTCGACGAGCTGTCGCAGATAGGCGCGGTTCTCGGCGATTCCGCGTCGCGCCACCGGGTCGAAGCTCTCCGTGACGTAGGCCGTCTCGAACGCAGGGTCGCCCAACCACCGGGTCAGCGTCTGGCGCAGGATGCGGCGGTCGCGCCGGAATGCCGCGGGCATGCGTGAGACAAACCGCGCCAGGGCGACGTTCAGATAGGGATAGACCGGCCACAGGCCATACCGCGGCAAGCGCCGCGATTGGATCGCGGCGCTCTGCCAACTGGTCTGTTGCAGCCAGGCCGACGGATAGGTGCCGCGAGCGCCGAGCGCGGTCGCCATGCCGTGGGCCGTGAGGAAGGGGCATGACGGTGGTTCGGCTGCGACTCCAGCCTCCTCGGCCTCGCCTTGGTAGGCGAAATAGAGTTCGTCCCCTCCGAATCCCGAGACGAGTGTGTCGATTCCCGCGGCGCGCAGCATGTGGAATGCGGCTTCGAGAATCTCCGTTCGGGTTCGAAGGTTGTCTGGTGCGGGCATGTCTTACCCGCATGGCAGTGGCGCTGCGGGGGAATGGCCGCCCCTCCTCGGCG encodes:
- a CDS encoding lipase family protein, translated to MFNPLSIQKQVFALSWLASQATVGNLIGPWNANDLQGQINNLNAPYSKWKVVWGPSYTLDDLPIPQVSNGMFVAQQLDGGNNPLPVYVVAVAGTNALSSYDMNTEDLDVDPTNWQLKAGTNTSSPMQVTDGDWEGLMRLLFKMQWPSNDIRTFLGSIPNKQAATLWFTGHSLGGALSPMLMLALMDPDSALNTQDTNLSHWQHVNLLATAGPSIGNQAFLDHFKSVFGAGKANATFIWNAKDVVPHAWNAATMNALTNPTNLYGLNVLPDDPVGKMIGARQAIAANHQYVLFEQTPAFDGPLAPYTDSKNTGVAWTADSSFMAQLGYQHLNAYVSAFGGDTEWFPQGQPPAGCRWFPLSNPCDDPKSAQQLVDALSGS